The sequence TCAAACGGTAAATAAGAAGACTGTTACCAGAGGACACAAAAATAATCGTACCGGAAAGGAAACAATTGGAACAAAGCAAACAAATTCTGTTGAAACATCATagttagtttttgaatatgtGAAGCAAGTCTAAAAGCTAGTCAAGTAAATGTTTTGATTgagtagttttcaaaatatttaagattttgaaatgtgaCTGTCACAAAAACTATATAATGCCTCTCATTTACAGATCACATCTTCTGGCGGCATTGTTTATCTTTTGTCATCTATTTTGAGACTTTAAATTAATTATGATCAACATGTTTCAATGAATGATTTTGTTGagagaatatttttatttaatatatTGCTTGAAGACGTTTTGGCGTTTATAGcccttctcaaaaatttttgtaaaccTACCCGAaccatgaaatttttattttaaggaATGTCTTCTGATCAGGTGCTGGACGAAGCTTCTCTGAAGGAACTTGTAGACAGAAACGCCGTTTTGATACAAGAACAAACTGAGTTTATCCAAAATCAGACGATCACAAAATACAACTTAGCAAGTACGCTAGAATTCCAGAAACGAAGGTTGAGCTTGTACTCTGATACTATTCACCTTAAAAGTGGATGTCTTTCACAAAGTAAGATGCTTCTAGAATTTTGTAAGTAGCCttaaaaaagtgttgaatTAACTTTCTCCTTTTTAGGGAAAGATCAGATTGGTAAAGAGCAAAACACAATCAGTACCATGAAAAACTCTATTGAGGCTCGAAACCAACGTTCTACCGATGGAATGCAAAGTTCTGGTGGAAAAAGTTCGAGTGAACTTGGTGAAAGttcacacaaaaaattgaaggtttTCTTTCACGATTAATACAAACAATACTAAATTTTGTTGCAGAAATAAACCGTCTTCCATAGGTACAACATGTTCAAATGTTATCCTCCCATTTAAGATTCGCGTTCACTAACAACTTGTTCTTCAATATATGCAATCAAACGTGttcttggttttttgtattatatttCATCGCCATTTTTTTATGAGAcgaaattaataaattgtgaaaaatttcacgaGTTGAACAAATACTTTTGAAGTTGAAGTTTTATCTGTTTCAGCTTTCGTGATCGAGGTATATGAACCGAACAAAGACTGCAGAGAGCCATGTTCAAACgagatacatttttttcacacaattCTTATTAATTTAGCAGTAGATCTTGAAGTATGTAAAAAGTATGCGGAATGCATTCTAAAAACTTCGGAATTTTTGGTGCGACTCACTGTAATCAACTTTGTGCGGGTGCCCAatgtattttatatttatagtCCAGGACGCCAAGTGTTTATCTATATGCTCATTTTTAGCTCACTCGATTATGAACGAAAGACACATACGCGAGGGCTatgcggcaaccggcaactaaGTTGCCATAGAAACGACATTTACATCCATTTCCGGATTCTACAggaaattacatttttcataacGTCCAAATTGGTtttgaatatctgaaaaaaaatttatgaaaaacaatttcaacttttgtttTGAACTGTGATAATGAATTATGTACATAATTATCTGTTATGAAATTGATGTGATTAACTGAACAGACTTTTTAAAGACTAcagtttcttgaaaacttcatgtgtctgaaattttatttttacacaaATAATGTTACAGAGTACAACGCATGTTGCCCTGGGAAAAGTACATACGAGCCTTTCAACTATTCGTTCGTTTTCAGTCACAATTAGTGttgcacttttgaaaaattgtaatcaGAATTGCGTAATACTTTTTagattaaattaaatttcatctATCTATCGGGAGTGATTTTGCTAGTACTCCGTTCTAcgcaaaaatgttaaaaccGTGACGAAAACTACATTTGCTATGGCAACAGCAtacactccaaaaaatatttttctgaaacggTGATCAGATTGGTACGAAAAATATGTATCAGccgtgaaaattttgtttttttgaattatttgagAGTTGTAAATAGGAATGTTAAACAATGACATATAATTCaagtattcaaaattattttcagaaagaaatgTGGCATTCTTTATCTTTATACTTTCGGTGCTAGGATATACTGTTTTTTGACTTgtatgactttttttttgtctttgaATATGCTGCTGAATGCAATTTGGATTCACAGAGAGCTGCtaatatttatataattttccgAACAGATAATGATACAAGTTAATTGGTTTGATTGAAACACGaatgaacaattgaaaaaaaaattatttcgtcGTCCTGctacattttcagcaaatcatTTCAGATCACCAAGTTAAGTTTCACGTTggaactaaaattttattttttctaaacgtttctcaattttaacaaTAAATTATG comes from Caenorhabditis elegans chromosome X and encodes:
- the C39B10.4 gene encoding uncharacterized protein (Partially confirmed by transcript evidence), whose product is MSSDQVLDEASLKELVDRNAVLIQEQTEFIQNQTITKYNLASTLEFQKRRLSLYSDTIHLKSGCLSQRKDQIGKEQNTISTMKNSIEARNQRSTDGMQSSGGKSSSELGESSHKKLKVFFHD